From a region of the Mytilus galloprovincialis chromosome 3, xbMytGall1.hap1.1, whole genome shotgun sequence genome:
- the LOC143069450 gene encoding tubulinyl-Tyr carboxypeptidase 2-like isoform X1 has product MSTKSKERMSHSDSTVKKDKDDDECIRVKTVKSSKSRNGEEDVQEENGVLFWVNKSGFPIDNKTWERMWDHVAKIHPDSFDMVRKVRNSGDLPQVPFQAPPINFQSSTPVSERIEKVQNYMRNLQYNHTGTQFYEVRKNRPISGLMDLAREMIKESLPIKCLEAIILGIFLTNGMLGVERFPISFKSVFNGNVHRHVVLGIYYSGRWGTIGMSRREELMYKPLVFKSLADLMFDYEKSYNLFYHEVKKMKIGLPAPHDPHSYEFINWKTLTLTPGKQNKKEMTKDLEHMAKEIRLKARLNVICQTEMFFPSMKAKSYSTHQCQSPRKTYSTAEFPYHESNTQRSIREATKVYRSQTSINAESLKKFTSTNESADYQLRI; this is encoded by the exons ATGTCAACTAAGAGTAAAGAGAGAATGTCTCATTCAGATTCGACAGTTAAAAAAGACAAGGATGATGATGAATGTATAAGGGTAAAAACAGTGAAAAGTTCAAAGTCACGAAATGGAGAAGAGGATGTTCAAGAAGAAAATGGAGTTTTGTTTTGGGTAAATAAGAGTGGATTTCCAATTGACAATAAAACATGGGAACGCATGTGGGACCATGTTGCCAAAATCCACCCAGATAGTTTTGACATGGTACGAAAGGTCAGAAACAGCGGAGATTTACCACAA GTTCCATTTCAAGCACCGCCAATTAATTTTCAATCTTCAACACCAGTGTCAGAGAGAATTGAAAAAGTACAGAATTACATGAGGAATCTACA GTATAATCACACTGGAACTCAGTTTTATGAAGTCAGAAAAAACAGACCAATATCTGG ATTAATGGATTTAGCCAGAGAAATGATTAAAGAATCCTTACCAATTAAATGTTTGGAAGCAATTATTCTTGGAAT TTTTCTTACCAATGGTATGCTGGGAGTTGAGAGATTTCCTATCAGTTTCAAAAGTGTATTTAATGGAAATGTTCACCGTCATGTTGTATTAGGAATATATTACAGTGGGAGATGGGGTACCATAGGGATGAGTCGACGAGAGGAACTTATGTACAAACCACTAGTTTTCAAG aGTTTGGCAGATTTGATGTTTGATTATGAAAAGTCCTACAACCTCT TTTATCATGAagtaaagaaaatgaaaataggACTACCAGCTCCACATGATCCTCATAGTTATGAATTTATCAACTGGAAG ACCTTAACATTAACACCTGGTAAACAGAATAAAAAGGAAATGACTAAAGACCTAGAACATATGGCTAAAGAAATAAGACTCAAG GCTAGATTGAATGTAATATGTCAGACAGAGATGTTCTTCCCGTCAATGAAG GCAAAATCGTACAGTACCCACCAGTGCCAGTCTCCAAGAAAAACCTATTCTACAGCAGAATTTCCATATCATGAAAGCAATACTCAGAGAAGTATAAGGGAGGCAACCAAGGTCTATAGGTC ccAAACTTCAATCAATGCAGAATCTCTAAAGAAGTTTACCAGTACAAATGAATCAGCTGACTACCAGCTTAGGATTTAA
- the LOC143069450 gene encoding tubulinyl-Tyr carboxypeptidase 2-like isoform X3 codes for MSTKSKERMSHSDSTVKKDKDDDECIRVKTVKSSKSRNGEEDVQEENGVLFWVPFQAPPINFQSSTPVSERIEKVQNYMRNLQYNHTGTQFYEVRKNRPISGLMDLAREMIKESLPIKCLEAIILGIFLTNGMLGVERFPISFKSVFNGNVHRHVVLGIYYSGRWGTIGMSRREELMYKPLVFKSLADLMFDYEKSYNLFYHEVKKMKIGLPAPHDPHSYEFINWKTLTLTPGKQNKKEMTKDLEHMAKEIRLKARLNVICQTEMFFPSMKAKSYSTHQCQSPRKTYSTAEFPYHESNTQRSIREATKVYRSQTSINAESLKKFTSTNESADYQLRI; via the exons ATGTCAACTAAGAGTAAAGAGAGAATGTCTCATTCAGATTCGACAGTTAAAAAAGACAAGGATGATGATGAATGTATAAGGGTAAAAACAGTGAAAAGTTCAAAGTCACGAAATGGAGAAGAGGATGTTCAAGAAGAAAATGGAGTTTTGTTTTGG GTTCCATTTCAAGCACCGCCAATTAATTTTCAATCTTCAACACCAGTGTCAGAGAGAATTGAAAAAGTACAGAATTACATGAGGAATCTACA GTATAATCACACTGGAACTCAGTTTTATGAAGTCAGAAAAAACAGACCAATATCTGG ATTAATGGATTTAGCCAGAGAAATGATTAAAGAATCCTTACCAATTAAATGTTTGGAAGCAATTATTCTTGGAAT TTTTCTTACCAATGGTATGCTGGGAGTTGAGAGATTTCCTATCAGTTTCAAAAGTGTATTTAATGGAAATGTTCACCGTCATGTTGTATTAGGAATATATTACAGTGGGAGATGGGGTACCATAGGGATGAGTCGACGAGAGGAACTTATGTACAAACCACTAGTTTTCAAG aGTTTGGCAGATTTGATGTTTGATTATGAAAAGTCCTACAACCTCT TTTATCATGAagtaaagaaaatgaaaataggACTACCAGCTCCACATGATCCTCATAGTTATGAATTTATCAACTGGAAG ACCTTAACATTAACACCTGGTAAACAGAATAAAAAGGAAATGACTAAAGACCTAGAACATATGGCTAAAGAAATAAGACTCAAG GCTAGATTGAATGTAATATGTCAGACAGAGATGTTCTTCCCGTCAATGAAG GCAAAATCGTACAGTACCCACCAGTGCCAGTCTCCAAGAAAAACCTATTCTACAGCAGAATTTCCATATCATGAAAGCAATACTCAGAGAAGTATAAGGGAGGCAACCAAGGTCTATAGGTC ccAAACTTCAATCAATGCAGAATCTCTAAAGAAGTTTACCAGTACAAATGAATCAGCTGACTACCAGCTTAGGATTTAA
- the LOC143069450 gene encoding tubulinyl-Tyr carboxypeptidase 2-like isoform X2 — protein sequence MSTKSKERMSHSDSTVKKDKDDDECIRVKTVKSSKSRNGEEDVQEENGVLFWVNKSGFPIDNKTWERMWDHVAKIHPDSFDMVRKVRNSGDLPQVPFQAPPINFQSSTPVSERIEKVQNYMRNLQYNHTGTQFYEVRKNRPISGLMDLAREMIKESLPIKCLEAIILGIFLTNGMLGVERFPISFKSVFNGNVHRHVVLGIYYSGRWGTIGMSRREELMYKPLVFKSLADLMFDYEKSYNLFYHEVKKMKIGLPAPHDPHSYEFINWKTLTLTPGKQNKKEMTKDLEHMAKEIRLKAKSYSTHQCQSPRKTYSTAEFPYHESNTQRSIREATKVYRSQTSINAESLKKFTSTNESADYQLRI from the exons ATGTCAACTAAGAGTAAAGAGAGAATGTCTCATTCAGATTCGACAGTTAAAAAAGACAAGGATGATGATGAATGTATAAGGGTAAAAACAGTGAAAAGTTCAAAGTCACGAAATGGAGAAGAGGATGTTCAAGAAGAAAATGGAGTTTTGTTTTGGGTAAATAAGAGTGGATTTCCAATTGACAATAAAACATGGGAACGCATGTGGGACCATGTTGCCAAAATCCACCCAGATAGTTTTGACATGGTACGAAAGGTCAGAAACAGCGGAGATTTACCACAA GTTCCATTTCAAGCACCGCCAATTAATTTTCAATCTTCAACACCAGTGTCAGAGAGAATTGAAAAAGTACAGAATTACATGAGGAATCTACA GTATAATCACACTGGAACTCAGTTTTATGAAGTCAGAAAAAACAGACCAATATCTGG ATTAATGGATTTAGCCAGAGAAATGATTAAAGAATCCTTACCAATTAAATGTTTGGAAGCAATTATTCTTGGAAT TTTTCTTACCAATGGTATGCTGGGAGTTGAGAGATTTCCTATCAGTTTCAAAAGTGTATTTAATGGAAATGTTCACCGTCATGTTGTATTAGGAATATATTACAGTGGGAGATGGGGTACCATAGGGATGAGTCGACGAGAGGAACTTATGTACAAACCACTAGTTTTCAAG aGTTTGGCAGATTTGATGTTTGATTATGAAAAGTCCTACAACCTCT TTTATCATGAagtaaagaaaatgaaaataggACTACCAGCTCCACATGATCCTCATAGTTATGAATTTATCAACTGGAAG ACCTTAACATTAACACCTGGTAAACAGAATAAAAAGGAAATGACTAAAGACCTAGAACATATGGCTAAAGAAATAAGACTCAAG GCAAAATCGTACAGTACCCACCAGTGCCAGTCTCCAAGAAAAACCTATTCTACAGCAGAATTTCCATATCATGAAAGCAATACTCAGAGAAGTATAAGGGAGGCAACCAAGGTCTATAGGTC ccAAACTTCAATCAATGCAGAATCTCTAAAGAAGTTTACCAGTACAAATGAATCAGCTGACTACCAGCTTAGGATTTAA
- the LOC143069453 gene encoding protein angel homolog 2-like isoform X2 — MLRFLYKRCTQNILTNKIYIRYIFMSGRQRHMYTDKEYGVNRQWELTRLGIEQLQRPRPGFEFTIMSYNILAQNLLEDNKYLYRESPQQVLDWKYRSEKLLQEIQALNAEILCLQEVNKQHYTVFLEPKLKQLGYNGVYVKRTGDKLDGCATFYKREKFTLEQSVSVPYYKSNYSLLDRDNVGLVVKLRPHKHPYSEEDSICVANTHLLFNPRRGDIKLGQAMCLLAEIDKVAKTNRNHRCQVLMCGDFNATPFSDLYKFMVQGFLRYEGLLTRTISGQREGQYGKDNYLSRDFFPSDVNISDQCQHIESENKHAARRSHHQENYEHRSNPAVSQSSGCIWHKLNLVSTYRHTIERLGHYEREVTTQHSADACTVDYIFYSVQHRNVHTRRNKHTTSNVMEDKLRLLGRWGLMSSREIQELGNLPNQYNPSDHLPLLVKMMLI; from the exons ATAAAGAGTATGGTGTGAATAGACAGTGGGAACTGACCAGATTAGGTATAGAACAGCTACAAAGACCCAGACCTGGATTTGAATTTACCATAATGTCATACAATATCCTGGCTCAGAACTTATTGGAGGACAATAAATATCTATACAGAGAATCCCCACAACAGGTTCTAGACTGGAAGTACAGATCTGAAAAATTGCTGCAAGAGATTCAAGCTCTAAATGCTGAG ATATTATGTTTACAAGAAGTAAACAAACAGCATTACACAGTATTCCTGGAACCTAAACTGAAACAGCTGG GTTACAATGGTGTGTACGTCAAGAGAACTGGTGACAAATTAGACGGTTGTGCAACATTTTACAAAAGAGAAAAATTTACGCTGGAACAGAGTGTTTCTGTGCCTTACTATAAATCTAACTATAGTCTGTTGGACAGAGACAATGTTGGTCTTGTTGTTAAGCTTCGACCCCATAAACATCCATATTCTGAAGAAGATTCTATTTGTGTAGCTAATACTCATTTATTATTTAATCCAAGGAGAGGGGACATTAAACTAGGTCAGGCCATGTGTCTTCTGGCAGAAATAGATAAAGTAGCGAAAACCAATAGAAATCATCGTTGCCAGGTTCTCATGTGTGGGGATTTCAATGCCACACCATTTAGTGACTTATATAAGTTCATGGTTCAAGGGTTCTTGAGGTATGAAGGATTACTAACGAGGACTATATCTGGCCAGAGAGAAGGGCAATATGGCAAAGACAATTATTTATCAAGAGATTTTTTCCCGTCAGATGTAAACATTTCAGACCAGTGTCAACATATAGAAAGTGAAAATAAACATGCTGCTAGGAGATCTCATCATCAGGAGAACTATGAACATAGGAGCAATCCAGCTGTGTCACAGTCTTCAGGGTGTATATGGCACAAGTTGAATTTAGTATCAACATATCGCCACACTATAGAAAGACTGGGACATTATGAACGTGAAGTCACCACACAACACAGTGCTGATGCTTGCACAGTGGACTATATATTTTACAGCGTCCAACACAGGAACGTGCATACCCGACGAAACAAGCACACTACTAGCAATGTTATGGAAGATAAACTCAGATTATTAGGTCGCTGGGGCCTCATGTCATCCAGAGAAATTCAAGAACTTGGAAATTTGCCAAATCAATATAATCCTTCTGACCATTTACCTTTATTGGTTAAAATGATGCTGATTTGA
- the LOC143069453 gene encoding protein angel homolog 2-like isoform X1: MRKMFSKMQCRLCILGRLVNQRTVSTISLNTCTSSSVSNSCEMEKDNLLDKHKCYNQRQTVEGRKSNIENLDLCGSEEKGMQKKCSQKNVNVLDDPAVIQVGCTMKPCTNEVQEEIFQYKKDRYNRRSIPFSSGLLENSFHETVTQKRKVHLSGESNYKVARTKTEETLELAEEIKCPNKVKQIDKEYGVNRQWELTRLGIEQLQRPRPGFEFTIMSYNILAQNLLEDNKYLYRESPQQVLDWKYRSEKLLQEIQALNAEILCLQEVNKQHYTVFLEPKLKQLGYNGVYVKRTGDKLDGCATFYKREKFTLEQSVSVPYYKSNYSLLDRDNVGLVVKLRPHKHPYSEEDSICVANTHLLFNPRRGDIKLGQAMCLLAEIDKVAKTNRNHRCQVLMCGDFNATPFSDLYKFMVQGFLRYEGLLTRTISGQREGQYGKDNYLSRDFFPSDVNISDQCQHIESENKHAARRSHHQENYEHRSNPAVSQSSGCIWHKLNLVSTYRHTIERLGHYEREVTTQHSADACTVDYIFYSVQHRNVHTRRNKHTTSNVMEDKLRLLGRWGLMSSREIQELGNLPNQYNPSDHLPLLVKMMLI, from the exons ATGAGAAAGATGTTTTCGAAAATGCAGTGCAGGCTTTGTATATTGGGGAGACTTGTGAATCAAAGAACTGTTAGTACCATATCATTAAATACATGTACTAGTTCAAGTGTAAGTAATTCCTGTGAAATGGAAAAAGATAATTTGTTAGATAAACACAAATGTTATAATCAAAGACAAACAGTGGAAGGCAGAAAAtctaacattgaaaatttggactTGTGTGGATCAGAGGAAAAAGGAATGCAGAAAAAGTGTAGCCAAAAAAACGTTAATGTATTAGACGACCCAGCTGTTATTCAAGTTGGATGTACTATGAAACCTTGTACAAATGAAGTACAAGAGGaaatatttcagtataaaaagGATCGTTATAATCGAAGATCAATTCCATTTTCCTCAGGGTTATTGGAAAACAGCTTTCATGAAACTGTAACTCAAAAAAGAAAAGTACATTTGTCTGGAGAATCTAATTATAAAGTAGCTCGAACCAAAACTGAAGAAACTCTTGAACTTGCTGAGGAGATAAAATGTCCAAACAAGGTTAAACAAATAG ATAAAGAGTATGGTGTGAATAGACAGTGGGAACTGACCAGATTAGGTATAGAACAGCTACAAAGACCCAGACCTGGATTTGAATTTACCATAATGTCATACAATATCCTGGCTCAGAACTTATTGGAGGACAATAAATATCTATACAGAGAATCCCCACAACAGGTTCTAGACTGGAAGTACAGATCTGAAAAATTGCTGCAAGAGATTCAAGCTCTAAATGCTGAG ATATTATGTTTACAAGAAGTAAACAAACAGCATTACACAGTATTCCTGGAACCTAAACTGAAACAGCTGG GTTACAATGGTGTGTACGTCAAGAGAACTGGTGACAAATTAGACGGTTGTGCAACATTTTACAAAAGAGAAAAATTTACGCTGGAACAGAGTGTTTCTGTGCCTTACTATAAATCTAACTATAGTCTGTTGGACAGAGACAATGTTGGTCTTGTTGTTAAGCTTCGACCCCATAAACATCCATATTCTGAAGAAGATTCTATTTGTGTAGCTAATACTCATTTATTATTTAATCCAAGGAGAGGGGACATTAAACTAGGTCAGGCCATGTGTCTTCTGGCAGAAATAGATAAAGTAGCGAAAACCAATAGAAATCATCGTTGCCAGGTTCTCATGTGTGGGGATTTCAATGCCACACCATTTAGTGACTTATATAAGTTCATGGTTCAAGGGTTCTTGAGGTATGAAGGATTACTAACGAGGACTATATCTGGCCAGAGAGAAGGGCAATATGGCAAAGACAATTATTTATCAAGAGATTTTTTCCCGTCAGATGTAAACATTTCAGACCAGTGTCAACATATAGAAAGTGAAAATAAACATGCTGCTAGGAGATCTCATCATCAGGAGAACTATGAACATAGGAGCAATCCAGCTGTGTCACAGTCTTCAGGGTGTATATGGCACAAGTTGAATTTAGTATCAACATATCGCCACACTATAGAAAGACTGGGACATTATGAACGTGAAGTCACCACACAACACAGTGCTGATGCTTGCACAGTGGACTATATATTTTACAGCGTCCAACACAGGAACGTGCATACCCGACGAAACAAGCACACTACTAGCAATGTTATGGAAGATAAACTCAGATTATTAGGTCGCTGGGGCCTCATGTCATCCAGAGAAATTCAAGAACTTGGAAATTTGCCAAATCAATATAATCCTTCTGACCATTTACCTTTATTGGTTAAAATGATGCTGATTTGA